The stretch of DNA GATAGTGCTTGAAGGTGCCTCCGACGAGCTGGCGCTAGATCCCCGCATTAAAGCTGCCTATCTAGGCTTGTGAGGTGTCCATGGTTGATTAGGGTTGGCGTCGATATAGGGGGAACGTTCACGGACCTCATAGTATTCGACGAGGGTAGCGGCCGGTTGGAGTCGCTCAAGGTCCTGACAACGCCTAGGGAGCCGTGGGTCGGGGTTATCAGGGCTTTAGAGGAGGCAAGTGTTGATATTGAAGGGGTTGACGTCGTCATACACGCGACGACGCTCGGCACCAACATGTTCCTGGGGCAAGAGGGCCTCGAACCCCCCAGTGCAGTGCTTATAACTAACAGGGGCTTCAGAGACGTCTTGGAGATCGGGCGGCAGAACCGCCCAGAGCTCTACAACCTATATTTCACAAGGCCTAAACCCCTCGTACCGAGAGATAGGAGGCTGGTGGTTAAGGGTAGGATAGACGCCCGGGGTAACGTGGTGGAGGATATAGACCGGGGTGAGGTGGCACGTCTAGCCAAAGAGTGGTGCGGGAGAGCGGATGTATTCATAGTGTCTATGCTTAACAGCCACATAAACCCCGTCCACGAGGATGAGATAGGGAGTATTATAACACGCGAGTGCCCTGGAGCCATTGTAGTAGAGGGGGCCAGAATAGACCCTCAGGAGAAGGAGTACGAGAGAACTAGTACGGCAGTCGTCAACGGGCTCCTCAAACCAATACTCTCAAAATACCTGAAGAGACTCAAGAGCGATCTCGAGGGGAGGGGCTTCAAGGGGATACTCTTATTGATGCAGAGCAGCGGTGGCGTGTCGACGGTGGACTATGCTGTCGAGAGGCCGGCGGCATTCATAGAGAGCGGCCCAGCCGCCGGGGCTATAGCGGTATCGTACTACGCTACGATGCAGGGGGTGGGAAGGGCTATAGGGTTCGATATGGGAGGTACAACCGCGAAGGCTTCGAGCATAATAGACGGAGAGCCCCTGGTAGTTAGAGAGTATGAGGTCGGGGCCAAGGTTCATATGGGCAGGCCGCTGAGGGGCTCCGGCTACCCTGTTAGGTACCCCTACATAGATCTTGTGGAGGTGAGTGCTGGGGGAGGGACGATCGCATGGGTAGACCCTGGAGGGGCAGTTAGAGTAGGTCCTGTTAGTGCAGGTGCAGATCCTGGGCCGGCGTGCTACGGGCTGGGAGGGGATAAGCCGACTTTAACCGATGCAAATCTAGTCCTTGGCAGGCTGCCTGAAGCCTTGGCGTGGGGTAGGATTAAGCTCTACAGGGATCTAGCTGTGAGGGCGCTGGCGTCCATAGCTGATAAGGCTGGGCTTGAGGTGGACGAGGCTGCCTGGGCTGTGATTAGGATAGCTAATACGGTGATGGGGAAGGCCCTTAGGCTAGTTACTGTAGAGAGGGGATATGACCCTAGGGAGTTCACGCTCTACGCCTTCGGCGGCGCAGGCCCTCTACACGCCGCGGAGATAGGGGAGGAGCTGAGTGTCAGTCGTGTGGTAATCCCACCCTACCCAGGCGTTTTCTCATCCCTCGGACTGCTTGTGGCCGACTATAGGCATGACTACTACAGGTCTATAATGAGGAGCGCCTATGACCCGGAGACCCAGGATGCTGTGGAGGAGGCTTTCAAGGGGCTCGAGGAGGAGGCGATTAAGACGTTGAGGTCAGAGGGATTCAGCGATGAGAACATAAGGCTTGTGAGAACGCTCGACATGAGGTATAGGGGACAGGCGTATGACTTATCCATACCCTACAGAGGCTCTGTAGAGGGATCTGCAAGATCTTTCGAGGAGGTGCATGAGGGTAGGTATGGCCATAGGCTTCCAGGGGAGGATGTCGTTGTAGTGAATGTGAGATTATCAGCCGTGGGTGTTACATCCAAACCCCGCCTACCCCGCGGAGAGGTCGTGGAGGGGAGGGCCGAGCCACGCGGTTATAGGAGGGTATACTTCAAGGGCGGCTGGCTGGAGACCCCCATATATTGGAGGGGGGATCTACGGCCTGGAGCCTCTGGCAACGGCCCTGCCGTTGTCGAAAGCCCCGACAGCACCATAGTAGTTCCACCTGGCTACCGGTTTAGGGTGGAAGGGGACTACTCGGTTGTCATGGAGAGGTGGTGACCATGGCCTTAGATAGTGTGACTATCGAGGTGATCAGGAACTCGGCCATATACATCTCAGAGGAGATGGGGGTTGTCCTGAGGGATACTGCGTTCAGCCCTAATATAAAGGATAGGCTGGACCACTCATGCGCGGTCTTGGCACCGGATGGAAGCCTCGTTGCCCAGGCCGAGCATATACCAGTCCATCTAGGTAGCATGAGTGTGGGTGTTGTGAACCTTGTCAAGTACATAGAGGATTTGGGGATGGATTTGGGGGTAGGGGATGTTGTTGTAACGAACGACCCATATATATCCGGGACGCACCTAAACGACCTCATGGCCATAAAACCCGTCTACGCCGGAGATTTCCATATAGCATACGTGGCTAACAAGGCCCATCACGTGGATGTAGGGGGCCTGGTTCCGGGTAGCATAGGTGGGGGTGCTAAGGAGTTAAGAGAGGAGGGAATAGTTATAGAACCTGTCAAGGTGGTTGAAGCTGGTAGTGTTAGGTGGGATATAGTTAGGATGCTGGAAGCCAACGTTAGGACCCCGAGGTACTTCCGGGGGGACTTGATGGCTCAGATCGCATCGCTCAACGTAGGAGAGGCTAGGCTGAGGGAGCTGGCGGGGAGATACGGTGGATCTGCCCTAGTAGAGGCCTGGGAGAGTATACTGGGCTATACGGAGAGGTATACAAGGGAGAAGATAGGGGAGGTGGCGGCCTTGGCTTCTGGGGTGTATAGAGCTAGGGATTACATGGAGACAAGCAAGGGAGAGCTCCTAGAGATAGTGGCTACACTAACGATTGATAAGGGAAGGCTCACTGTGGACTATACGGGCACGTCCAAGCAGGTAGATGAACCCATAAACGCCGTATACGGGGTCACGGTAGCAGCCACGCTATTCGCCCTTAAGTCAACGCTAGACCCGGAGATGCCCATGAACCAGGGGTTCTTCAGGATCGTCGAGATAAAGGCGCCCGAGGGCACCCTAGTCAACCCTCTGAAACCAGCGCCAGTAGGCGGCGGGAATGTGGAGACAAGCCAGAGGATAGCTGACGTGGTCTTCAGGGCACTAGCCGAGGCACTACCCGAGAGGGTCCCCGCCGCGAGCTGCGGTACGATGAGCAACGTCATGGTTGGGGGCAGGGGATGGGCATTCTACGAGACCAACGCCTGCGGCTCGGGTGCAAGACCCTGCTGCGATGGGGTTGACGGTGTCCATACAAACATGACCAACACGCTGAACACGCCGATCGAAGTCATCGAGAGGGAGTATCCCATACTATTCAATGCATACGAGTTAAGGCCGGACAGCGGGGGTCCGGGGATGTACCGAGGAGGCCTGGGTGTAGTGAGAGCCTTCACAGCCCTAGAGGACAACGTGACCATAACAATATTCGCCGAGAGGGGCTTAACGAGGCCCTGGGGCCTCAGCGGGGGAAGGCCAGGCCGTAGCTTCGAGGCAGTAATAACCAGGGCCGCGGGAGAGGTTGAGAGACTTATGTCGAAGCACACGGCAAAACTCAATAGGGGGGATACAATAGCCATATACACGCCAGGCGGGGGAGGGTATGGAGACCCCTGTAAAAGAGATAGAAGCCTCATAGAACGTGACCTTAGGGAGGGCAGGATAACCATGGAATCGGCCGTTAAAGACTACTGTTATGATAGCTGAAATATCGGAAACCCTCTAGGCTGCTGGCACTGCTAAAACCCGGATATCCGGGTTTAGTCTCGACAATGATCGGTTGCTAGATTGCCCCTTCCATTACCTGATTGCTGTGACAGTGGCTCTTCCGCTTCTCCCCCATGTTGGCTAGAGCCGTAGATGGTTGACCTGAGCAGGGCTAGTTTAGTCTGCTTCGCGGATTAGATAATCTACTCGCACGTTCCCCACCCGTTTATAACTTACAACTCCTAGCTCGACTAGTTTATTGAGTTTTC from Aeropyrum pernix K1 encodes:
- a CDS encoding hydantoinase/oxoprolinase family protein — its product is MIRVGVDIGGTFTDLIVFDEGSGRLESLKVLTTPREPWVGVIRALEEASVDIEGVDVVIHATTLGTNMFLGQEGLEPPSAVLITNRGFRDVLEIGRQNRPELYNLYFTRPKPLVPRDRRLVVKGRIDARGNVVEDIDRGEVARLAKEWCGRADVFIVSMLNSHINPVHEDEIGSIITRECPGAIVVEGARIDPQEKEYERTSTAVVNGLLKPILSKYLKRLKSDLEGRGFKGILLLMQSSGGVSTVDYAVERPAAFIESGPAAGAIAVSYYATMQGVGRAIGFDMGGTTAKASSIIDGEPLVVREYEVGAKVHMGRPLRGSGYPVRYPYIDLVEVSAGGGTIAWVDPGGAVRVGPVSAGADPGPACYGLGGDKPTLTDANLVLGRLPEALAWGRIKLYRDLAVRALASIADKAGLEVDEAAWAVIRIANTVMGKALRLVTVERGYDPREFTLYAFGGAGPLHAAEIGEELSVSRVVIPPYPGVFSSLGLLVADYRHDYYRSIMRSAYDPETQDAVEEAFKGLEEEAIKTLRSEGFSDENIRLVRTLDMRYRGQAYDLSIPYRGSVEGSARSFEEVHEGRYGHRLPGEDVVVVNVRLSAVGVTSKPRLPRGEVVEGRAEPRGYRRVYFKGGWLETPIYWRGDLRPGASGNGPAVVESPDSTIVVPPGYRFRVEGDYSVVMERW
- a CDS encoding hydantoinase B/oxoprolinase family protein; translation: MALDSVTIEVIRNSAIYISEEMGVVLRDTAFSPNIKDRLDHSCAVLAPDGSLVAQAEHIPVHLGSMSVGVVNLVKYIEDLGMDLGVGDVVVTNDPYISGTHLNDLMAIKPVYAGDFHIAYVANKAHHVDVGGLVPGSIGGGAKELREEGIVIEPVKVVEAGSVRWDIVRMLEANVRTPRYFRGDLMAQIASLNVGEARLRELAGRYGGSALVEAWESILGYTERYTREKIGEVAALASGVYRARDYMETSKGELLEIVATLTIDKGRLTVDYTGTSKQVDEPINAVYGVTVAATLFALKSTLDPEMPMNQGFFRIVEIKAPEGTLVNPLKPAPVGGGNVETSQRIADVVFRALAEALPERVPAASCGTMSNVMVGGRGWAFYETNACGSGARPCCDGVDGVHTNMTNTLNTPIEVIEREYPILFNAYELRPDSGGPGMYRGGLGVVRAFTALEDNVTITIFAERGLTRPWGLSGGRPGRSFEAVITRAAGEVERLMSKHTAKLNRGDTIAIYTPGGGGYGDPCKRDRSLIERDLREGRITMESAVKDYCYDS